GCTTGAACCACGCCAGCATTTCTTGCCACGCAGCTTGGGCATCCTCCTTTCGGTAGGACGGGCGGTAGTCAGCGTGAAAACCATGCGGCGCTTCAGGGTACACAATGATTTTTGAGCCGGACTTCCCCTTGGCGAGCGCCTCGCGCATCCGTTCCACCGTTTCCAACGGGATGCCCTGATCCTTGCCGCCATACAGCCCCAGCACGGGCGTTTTCAGCTCCGGGGCGATATCAATTGGGAAGACCAACCGCATCGGGTCAGGTTTGAAATCTGGGTTGTTGCGAGGGTTGGCAACCAGTGCGCCGTACCAAGCGACGGCGGCTCGGATTTTGGGTTCAAAGGCGGCAAACAACCACGTCATGCGCCCACCCCAACAGAAGCCGGTGATCCCCAACCGTTCGATGTCGCCCCTGCCGGTCTTAGCGGCGTAGGCAATGCAGCTAGCCAAGTCCGACAGGACCTGCGCGTCCGGTACCTTGGACACCACCTTTGAGATGATGTCGCCGATGCTTTCCAGCTTCGAGACATCACCCTGCCGCGCAAAGAGTTCCGGGGCGATCGCCATGTAGCCGACCTTTGCTAGTCGCCGGCAGATGTCCTTGATATACTCGTGGACACCAAAAATCTCGTGGATGACAATCACGACCGGGAAAGCCTTGCCGCGTTCAGGCATAGCCTGATAGGCGGGAAACTTGATGTCAGCGTTCGGAATAGCCACCTCGCCGGTTGTAATCCCCTTCGTGTCAGTGATGATGGTTTGGGCGCTGATAGGCTGTGCAGCTAAGGCGAAACCGGCCGCCAGTGAAGTTAGCACAAAGTGGCGCCGGGTTAGTTCGGTGTCGGGCAACAAACTCTTCTCATGCTGTTCAAACATAGGTTCGTGAAAGGCGCGGAGCGTCGCAGCGGAGGGATCTCACCAAAGCGCCCTCAACATAGCGCAGCAACGTGAACCCATGCGATACTGAGAAACACGGTACGCTTTGTGAAAGGTCGGTTTCAGCTATGTCGAATCCTTCCGCCTCCGCTGCGGCCGCTGCTCCGACGGCCGTACCTGACACCTTGCTTGACGCCATTGAAATCCTTGTCGGCGGGCGCAACCTTGACGCTCAGACAGCCCAGTCGCTCGGCTTAGTGGATGAACTGGCGATGGACGCCCATTCGGCGGTTGAGGTTGCGGCGCGGCTGGCGCGTGAGTACATCCTGACCGGCGGCGGGCCGCTCGCCGAAGCGTTTGCGCGGCGGCGGGCGGCATTGGAACGGTGGGCTGCACCACAAACCGGCCTTTCCCGCACCGAGGTCGAGGCCCATCCCCGCGTGGCGCGCTTGCTGGCGCAGGCGCGTGCTGTTGGACGTGAAAAAGCCGTCCGGCGTGTACTCGATTGCCTATTTTTCGGTCTTGAGCACGGGTATGCAGCCGGGCTGAAACACGAAGCCCAAGTGTTCGCTGAAGCCGTCGCCGACCCGGAGGGCGGTCAGGCGGGAATTCAGGCGTTTCTAGACAAAAAGAGCGCGCCGCTGCCGCCGCGCCCGCTCATTATGGTTGGATCGCCGGAAGAAAAGGCCTTGTTGGAACGCGGCGAACTCCTACCAATCGGAACGCCGTTCTATCCGGGTCTCACTCCCATCCCCAAGTACCAATACGCCCAAGGTCTCATCAAAGACCCTGTGACCGGCGCGGCAGTGCACGGCGACCCCAAAGATGTTGAGAAGCACTTTATCGTCCCCGTTCCAGAGCCGCGTCCCGCCGAGGCGCTCGTTTACGTGCTGGCTAGCGAGGTCAACTTCAACGACATCTGGGCGCTGACCGGCATTCCGATTTCCGTCATGGACGACCACGACCAGGATTTTCACATCACGGGTTCGGGCGGCGTCGGTTTAATCGTAGCGCTGGGCAGCGAGGTCAAGCGCGAAGGTCGTCTACAAGTGGGCGATTTGGTTTCCATCTACTCGGGTCAGAACGACCTGTTCTCGCCGCTGGTCGGATTAGACCCGATGTTCGCCGACTTTGGCATTCAGGGCTACCAAGAGCCGAACGGTTCGCACGGGCAGTTTCTCCTTGTGCAGCCCCCCCAACTGCACCACAAGCTGGAAGACCTGACGCTGGAGGCGGCAGGCAGTTACATGCTCAATCTGGGAACCATCTACCGGGCGCTGTTTACAACCCTCAAGATTGAGCCGGGGAAGCGCATGTTTGTCGAAGGCGCAGCGACCGGGACAGGTTTCGAAGCGGTCAAGGTCGGCGTCCGCAACAACGTCAAGGTGACGGGACTGGTGTCCAGCACAGAGCGGGCTGCGTTTGTCAAACGTCACGGCGCAACAGGCGTCATCAATCGGCGCGCGCCAGAACTAGCCGACTGCTTTACGAAAGTCCCGGAGGATCCTGCGCAGTGGGCGGACTGGGAAGCCGCCGGAAAACCACTACTGGATGCTTTCCGCGCCCAGAACGACGGCCAACTCGCCGATTACGTGATTTCACACGCTGGCGAACGCGCGTTCCCACGGAGTTTCCAACTGCTGGGTCCGGGCGGGACGCTGACCTTCTATGGCGCGTCGTCCGGCTATCACTTCACGTTCATGGGCAAGCCGGGTGCAGCCGCGCCTGCCGAGATGCTTCAGCGCGTCGGGTTGCGCGCTGGGCAGTCGGTGCTCGTCTACTACGGCGTCGGCGAGGACCTGGTGGATGAAACCGGCATTGAAATCATCGAGGCCGTCCGTGAAGCGCACGCGCGGGTGGTTGTCGCCACCCGGACGGACGGCCAAAAGGAGTTTGTCGCCAGCCTTGGCTTCGGCGACGCCGTCCGCGGGATTGTGAGCATTGAAGACATTCAGCGGCGCTATGGTGCAGACTTCGTCTGGCCCGAAACCATGCCGGCGTTGCCCGACCCCAAGGCCCAAACAGCGGCCTTCAAGGAAGCCGTCCGTCTTTTTACCGAAATCACATTCAAGCCCTTTGCTGCGTCTGTCGGACGACTGCTGGCTGCGCCGGACAACCCGCGCGGCTACCCTGATATGATTGTCGAGCGCGCCGGACAGGACACCCTTGGCGTCAGCACGATGCTGGTCAAGCCCTACACTGGGCGAGTGGTGTACACCGAAGAGATGGCTGGGCGACGGTACAGCTTCTATGCGCCGCAGGTCTGGATGCGGCAACGCCGGATTGACATGCCGACGGCGAACATCTGGGGGACGCACCTCAACAACGCCTACGAGATTGTAGCGATGAACGACGCCGTCGCCGCTGGCTTGCTGGATGTGACGCCGCCGGTCGTCGTCGCATGGGATGAACTGCCGGAAGCCCACCAAGCAATGTGGGACAACCGCCATGCCGGAGTGACGTACGTCGTCAACCATGCTCTGCCCCGCTTGGGCTTGAAAACCAAAGAAGAGCTCTTTGAGGCCTGGGCCGCACAGTCAGCCGGAGCAACGGCGGCGGATGACGCCTCAGCGATTTTCCGCTGAGGTGTCAGAGCCTAGATCAGCGGCTTGAGAGCGACGGATTATTGTTGGGCGGCGTTCGGGCGACGCCGGTGGAGACGCCTTTCTGCACTTCAAGGCAGGTATCTTCCGGCGGTCAGTTTGTTTTCGGGCGGTTTGCAAGAAGGTAATGGCGCCATAACCCTAGCTGGGGCGTGAGCGTTGCAGGCAACGGCCGCCCAGTCGGCGGAGCGAGCCGTTTTGTCTAACGCGCCATGAGCGCTTCTTGCCCCTGCGCCGACCGGCGGGGTTGCCTTACTGTGGCGTTAGTAGGTCTCAACGTGCCAGCGGTGAGACTTTTCAAGATGCTCGCGGTACTCTGCCCACTGTACGCCGCACTGCGCCGCATATCCAGCGAAGGCGGCGTCAATGCCGTCTTCCATGCCACGCAGTCCACAAATGAACACATGTGTGTTGTCCCGCTGAAGCAGCTCCCATAGCTCGGCGACGTGTTCGGCGACGCGATCCTGAATATACATTCGCCCGCCGCGCGCGTTTTTCTGCTCGCGGCTGATGGCGTAGGTCAAACGGAAGTTCGCGTGCCGCTGGAAATCCTCCAGTTCGTCGCGGTACAGAATGTTCGCCGTTGTCGGAATACCGAAAATCAGCCACGCCAAGCCGCGAAATTCATAGTCGGGATTGCGCTCCCGGAACATACGCCACAGATATGCTCGAAATGGCGCAATGCCAGTGCCCGTCGCCAGCATGATGATGGTCGCGGTAGGGTCATCCGGCAGGAGCATGGCTTTGCCGGTTGGACCGGTCATCTTGACTTCTGCGCCAACCTCCAGCCCGCACAAATAGCTCGAACAAACGCCGTAAACGATTTCTCCTGTCTCTGGATGCGGATACTCCAACCGCCGGACGCACAGCGAAAGCGTCTTGCCGTCGCCCCGGTCGCCATGGCGCGTTGAAGCAATGGAATACAGCCGAAGCTTGTGCGGCTTGCCGTTGGCGTCCACGCCGGGCGGAATGACACCGGCGCTCTGCCCTTCCAAGAAGGGATAAGGGCCGGCCGAGGTGTCGAACACCAAGTGGCGGACGGTACCAATGCCGCCCGGGCCGACCAGTTCACGGTTTTCGAGGCAAACGGCCGTCAGCGGGGCGTTTTGCCGAAAGATGTTCATTGGAATGGCGCGTTTGACGGCCGTTTCAGTGACGGAGCTATGTGTTGCAATGGTCATCGAGCGGAAATCCACACAAACTGTACGATTTCAAACGAAACGCACTCTAGCACGACTGCGCTGCGTTTGGGCAGTCGTTTTCACCGCCGAGGTGCGCACGTAAAGAATCGTCAAACGTTGCTCCCGGCACATACTTGAGCGGAACTTAGCGTCACAACCGGCGTACGAGTCGCACAGACGCGACCGAGACATTCCTGCGCCGTTTCGGCGCGGCAGGTGGTAGAGAACGCCATGCGAACACTCATCATGACCGGATTCCTGATCGGAAGCTTCAGCGCGTCTGGCGTCGCTGGATCAGTGCAGGAGACGGCGACGCAAGCGCCGACCAGCGTCACCATCATCGGCACTGTTACTGAGCTGGACATTGAAACAGCAACCATCACGGTCAAAAGCGACACCGGCGAAGTCGTGATGTTTCCCTACACCGACCAGTCGCAGTTCAAGCGTTTGCCGCTTGGCAAGACCGCACTGGCCGACGCCGTGCCCATTACGCTGGCCGACATCGAAATCGGCGACCGCGTTACGGCTAAGAAGCGCCTGACCCCCGACGGTAAGGTTGCGCCCATCACACTCATGATCGTGATGAGCAAGGGCGACATCGCCAAAAAACAAGAACTTGAACGCGCCGCTTGGCGTGAGCGTGGGACGTTCGGCAAGGTCACGGCCGTAGACGCCGCAAAGCGGACGATTACGGTCGCCCAGCGTACCCGTGAAGGACTTAAGGAACTCACCATCGTCACCACCGACAAGACGACGTTTCGACGGTACACACCAGACTCGGTCAAGTTCAGCGACGCCAAGCCGAGCGACTTCGGCGCGGTGCGCGTCGGCGATCAGTTGCGCGCCCTTGGCAAACGTAGCGAGGACGGTGCGAGCTACGACGCCGAACAGGTTGTTTTCGGCACATTCAAAACGCTGTTGGTCACAGTGGTCGCTGTGGACGCCGACAAGAAGGAAATCATCGTCAAGGACGATGGCGGCGCACTGCTTACGCTCCTCATCACCCCTGATTCCAACCTCAAGCAGGTTCCCGAAGGCGGATTCTTCGGATCCGGCGGCAGGCCGCGTCCCGGTGGGCCGCCGACCGGCGAAGGTGCGCAGCCGGCGGGATCACCAACCAGCGGGCCGCCGGGCGGAGGCTTCAGCGGTGGGCCGGGTCGTTTCATGGGTGGCGGCTTTGATCCGGCGGCGCTTATTGAGTTCCTACCGCCGCTTCAACTCAGCGACCTTAAACCAGAAACCAAGCTTCTGGTCCTCACGACGGAAGGCGCAACCCCCAACCGCGCCACTGCTGTTACGGTCGTCAAGGGGCTTGATGCCCTCTTTGCCCGCTTTGCGCGTCAGGCGGCGGGCGCCGGCGGCGTAGGCTTCGGCGCGGGCGGACTCGAACTCGGCATCGGTCTGCCTTAGTGAAGCGGCCGAAAGGGACAAACCCCCGGCGTCCCAGCAAGAGGACGGTTAGCAATAAAAAACGGCAAGGAAAGAGCAGAGACCAATGAAAAGCATCAAGACCTGGCAATTAGTAGGCTGCGCACTGACCCTTGGCGCAAGCTGGGCGGCGATTGACGCCGTGGCTGCGGCGCAAGAGCGAAGACCATCGGCGGCGGTTGAGGCGGCGCAGACCACCGGTGTTGTTCGCGGCCAAGTTGCGGATGAAACCGGCGCCGTCATCGGCGGCGCCGCCGTCACGTTGACCGACAAAAACGGTAAAACACTGACGACGACCAGCGACGACCTTGGCAACTTCACCTTCGGCAACGTTCCGCCGGGCGACTACACGCTGCACGTTGAGATGGAAGGCTTCAAGCCCTATGACGACAGGACCGTGACCGTAACGGCGGGACGACGGGAAACGGTTTCCATCAAACTGGCGGTGGAAGTCGCCGAACAGGTTCAGGTGAACTCAGAAGCGCCCGTTTCCACGGCGCCGGACAACAACGCCGGGGCGATTGTCCTGCGCGGCAAAGACCTTGAAGCCTTGCCGGACGACCCCGATGACCTGCAAAGCGCGCTGCAGGCGCTGGCCGGGCCGTCCGCCGGGCCGAACGGCGGGCAAATCTTCGTGGATGGCTTTTCCGGCGGCCGGCTGCCTTCCAAGAACGCCATTCGGGAAATTCGCATCAACTCAAACCCCTTCGCGGCCGAGTTTGACCAGATCGGCTTTGGACGGATTGAAATTCTCACTAAGCCGGGCAGCGACGACTTTCGCGGCTCAGCGTTTTTCAACGCCGGCGACGCCATTTTCAACTCGCGCAACCCGTTTACGCCGCAGCGCGCAGCGTTTCAGCAGCGACTGTACGGCGTCAACCTCGGCGGTCCCGTCAAGAAAGGCAAGGCGTCGTTCGCCTTTGACTTTGAGCGCCGCGAAACCGACGACAACGCCAACATTAACGCGACGATTCTTGACGCCAATCTTAACCCAGCGGTTTTTGCGCGCGCGGTTGTCGTGCCGCGCCGCCAGTGGGAGATCACGCCGCGCTTTGACGTGCAGTTGAGCGAGAAACACACCTTAGTCGGGCGCTACAGCTTCAACAGCAGCCGCGTGAGCAACGGCGGGTTGTCGTCGTTCACACTGCCGGAACAGGCGTTGACGAACGAACTGCGCGACCATCGGTTTCAACTGACCGAAACGGCGATTCTGTCCCCTTCGGCGGTTAACGAAACGCGCTTTCAGTTCACCCGCACCACCACCGCCGTTATTCCGGCGCTTGACGCCCCGGCGCTCAACGTTCAGGGAGCGTTCAGCGGCGGCGGCGCGCAGACAGGCAACGCGCGCACCACGTCGGATCGCTTTGAAGTCAACAACTTCACGACATGGACGACTGGCAACCACACCCTCAAGTTCGGCGGACGCTACCGCTACGTCGGTAACGAGGACATCTCACCCAACAACTTCGGCGGGACATATATCTTCGCCGGCGGCGTCGTGCCCGAACTCAACGCCAACAACCAGCCGATTCCTGGCTCGTTTGTTCAGATTACGAGTCTGGAACGCTACCGCCGGACGCTACTGGGACAACGGTTGGGCTTGACGCCCGCGCAAATCCGCGCCATCGGCGGTGGGGCGAATCAGCTCACGCTGGCGGCCGGCGACCCGCGCGCGACGGTTGAACAGCACGATGTCGGGCTGTTTGTGCAGGATGATTGGAAAGTCCGCCCCAACCTGACGTTGAGCTACGGTTTGCGCTACGAAAACCAGACTAACATTTCAAGCAACTTCAACTTCGCGCCGCGCGTCGGGCTGGCGTGGGGACTTGACGGGCGCAACGGCGGGCAAACGAAGACCGTTCTGCGCTTTGGAGCCGGCGTTTTTTATGACCGGGTGAATGAGTCATTGACGCTGCAAGCCCGGCGGTTTGACGGGCGGACGCAGCAGCAGTTTGTCGTGACCGATCCGACGATTCTCGATGTGTTTCCGGCCATCCCGTCGCTTGATCTGTTGGCGCCGTTCCGGCGGGCGCAAAACATTCGTCGCTTGAACGCCGACATTCGCGCGCCCTACTCCATCCAGGCCAACATCGGGATTGAGCGGCAGTTGCCCAAGGGATTGACGGCTTCGGCCAACTACGTTTTCAACCGGACGTTGCATGGCCTGCGGACACGCAACGTCAACGCGCCGCTGCCGGGAACGTTTGATCCGCGCGTACCAGGCAGCGGCGTCTTCCCGCTTGGTCCTATTGGAAACGTGTTTGAGACGGAGTCCACCGGCAAGTTCACGCAGCACCAGCTCATCATCGGCGTGCGGACAGGCTTCAACAGTCGCTTCTCGCTTGGCGCATTTTACCGGCTCTCGAAGGCGGAAAGCGACACGGACGGCGTGTTTAGCCAGCCGGCCGACCCCTACGACCTGCGCGCCGAGTTCGGGCGCTCCTCGCTCGACATTCGGCACAATCTGTTTATGTTCTCCAACTTCAACCTGCCGTTCGGCGTGGCGCTCGCGCCCTTTGTCATTGTTCGCAGCGGCGCGCCCTTCAACATTACGATCGGGCGCGACCTCAATGGCGATACAGTCTTCAATGACCGCCCAGCGTTGGCGACCGACCTCAGTCGACCGAGCGTCGTCGTGACGCGCTTCGGCGCGTTCGACACTGACCCGCTGCCGGGACAGCGCATTATCCCGCGCAACTTCGCTGAAGGGCCGGGCTTTTTTACGATCAATCTCCGGTTGGCAAAAACCTTTGGTTTCGGCGCGGTGCGGGAAGGTGGGAATCGGGCGGACGACAGTGGGCGCGGCGGCTGGCGCGGAGGAGGAGGCGGCGGACGCGGCGGCGGTTTCGGGGGCTTTGGTGGTTTTGGCGGCTTCGGAGGTTTTGGCGGTTTCGGTGGGGGCGG
This genomic stretch from Chloracidobacterium sp. harbors:
- a CDS encoding dienelactone hydrolase family protein; translated protein: MFEQHEKSLLPDTELTRRHFVLTSLAAGFALAAQPISAQTIITDTKGITTGEVAIPNADIKFPAYQAMPERGKAFPVVIVIHEIFGVHEYIKDICRRLAKVGYMAIAPELFARQGDVSKLESIGDIISKVVSKVPDAQVLSDLASCIAYAAKTGRGDIERLGITGFCWGGRMTWLFAAFEPKIRAAVAWYGALVANPRNNPDFKPDPMRLVFPIDIAPELKTPVLGLYGGKDQGIPLETVERMREALAKGKSGSKIIVYPEAPHGFHADYRPSYRKEDAQAAWQEMLAWFKRHGVG
- a CDS encoding TonB-dependent receptor, which encodes MKSIKTWQLVGCALTLGASWAAIDAVAAAQERRPSAAVEAAQTTGVVRGQVADETGAVIGGAAVTLTDKNGKTLTTTSDDLGNFTFGNVPPGDYTLHVEMEGFKPYDDRTVTVTAGRRETVSIKLAVEVAEQVQVNSEAPVSTAPDNNAGAIVLRGKDLEALPDDPDDLQSALQALAGPSAGPNGGQIFVDGFSGGRLPSKNAIREIRINSNPFAAEFDQIGFGRIEILTKPGSDDFRGSAFFNAGDAIFNSRNPFTPQRAAFQQRLYGVNLGGPVKKGKASFAFDFERRETDDNANINATILDANLNPAVFARAVVVPRRQWEITPRFDVQLSEKHTLVGRYSFNSSRVSNGGLSSFTLPEQALTNELRDHRFQLTETAILSPSAVNETRFQFTRTTTAVIPALDAPALNVQGAFSGGGAQTGNARTTSDRFEVNNFTTWTTGNHTLKFGGRYRYVGNEDISPNNFGGTYIFAGGVVPELNANNQPIPGSFVQITSLERYRRTLLGQRLGLTPAQIRAIGGGANQLTLAAGDPRATVEQHDVGLFVQDDWKVRPNLTLSYGLRYENQTNISSNFNFAPRVGLAWGLDGRNGGQTKTVLRFGAGVFYDRVNESLTLQARRFDGRTQQQFVVTDPTILDVFPAIPSLDLLAPFRRAQNIRRLNADIRAPYSIQANIGIERQLPKGLTASANYVFNRTLHGLRTRNVNAPLPGTFDPRVPGSGVFPLGPIGNVFETESTGKFTQHQLIIGVRTGFNSRFSLGAFYRLSKAESDTDGVFSQPADPYDLRAEFGRSSLDIRHNLFMFSNFNLPFGVALAPFVIVRSGAPFNITIGRDLNGDTVFNDRPALATDLSRPSVVVTRFGAFDTDPLPGQRIIPRNFAEGPGFFTINLRLAKTFGFGAVREGGNRADDSGRGGWRGGGGGGRGGGFGGFGGFGGFGGFGGFGGGGGSDRRFSLTFSVQIQNLLNRVNPGPPVGNLASPFFGTSTNTAGFFGGRFGGGEPVDAGNRRVVLSLRFNF